One segment of Burkholderia multivorans ATCC BAA-247 DNA contains the following:
- the rpsB gene encoding 30S ribosomal protein S2: MAVTMRQMLEAGVHFGHQTRFWNPKMAPFIFGHRNKIHIINLEKTLPMYNDALKYVRQLAANRGTILFVGTKRQSRDTIAQEAQRAGMPFVNARWLGGMLTNFKTLKVSIKRLKDMEAAVEAGELEKMSKKEALLFEREIAKLQKSIGGVKDMGGIPDAIFVVDVGYHKIAVTEANKLGVPVIAVVDTNHSPEGVDYVIPGNDDSSKAVALYAQGVADAILEGRANAVNEVVQAVRGDDEYVEENA; the protein is encoded by the coding sequence ATGGCAGTCACGATGCGCCAAATGCTGGAAGCGGGTGTCCACTTCGGTCACCAGACGCGCTTCTGGAACCCGAAGATGGCTCCGTTCATTTTCGGTCACCGCAACAAGATTCACATCATCAACCTCGAAAAGACGCTGCCGATGTACAACGACGCACTGAAGTACGTGCGTCAGCTGGCAGCGAACCGCGGCACGATCCTGTTCGTCGGCACGAAGCGCCAGTCGCGCGACACGATCGCGCAGGAAGCGCAGCGCGCGGGCATGCCGTTCGTGAACGCACGCTGGCTCGGCGGCATGCTGACCAACTTCAAGACGCTGAAGGTGTCGATCAAGCGCCTGAAGGACATGGAAGCGGCAGTCGAGGCGGGCGAGCTCGAGAAGATGAGCAAGAAGGAAGCGCTGCTGTTCGAACGTGAAATCGCGAAGCTGCAGAAGTCGATCGGCGGCGTGAAGGACATGGGCGGCATTCCGGACGCGATCTTCGTCGTCGACGTCGGCTACCACAAGATCGCCGTCACCGAAGCGAACAAGCTCGGCGTGCCGGTCATCGCCGTGGTCGACACGAACCACTCGCCGGAAGGTGTGGACTACGTGATCCCGGGCAACGACGACTCGAGCAAGGCAGTCGCGCTGTACGCGCAAGGCGTGGCCGACGCGATCCTCGAAGGCCGTGCGAACGCGGTCAACGAAGTGGTCCAGGCGGTGCGCGGCGACGACGAATACGTCGAGGAGAACGCGTAA
- the map gene encoding type I methionyl aminopeptidase: MAITLKNEHDIAQMRIACRLASEVLDFITPHVVAGITTAELDRLCHEYMVNEQGTIPAPLNYQPPGYPPYPKATCISVNDVICHGIPGEKVLKNGDALNIDITVIKNGYFGDTSRMFIVGEGSILAKRLVQTTYECMWLGIDQVKPGAHLGDIGHAIQKHAEAQGYSVVREYCGHGIGTVFHEEPQVVHYGRPGTGIELKPGMIFTIEPMINAGKRDIRTMPDQWTVKTRDRSLSAQWEHTVLVTETGYEVLTVSAGTPARPVFAQPAAAV; the protein is encoded by the coding sequence ATGGCTATTACGCTCAAAAACGAACACGACATCGCCCAGATGCGCATCGCCTGCCGTCTGGCGAGCGAAGTGCTCGATTTCATCACGCCGCACGTCGTCGCAGGGATCACGACCGCCGAACTCGACCGCCTCTGCCACGAATACATGGTCAACGAGCAAGGCACGATCCCCGCGCCGCTGAACTATCAGCCGCCCGGCTATCCGCCGTACCCGAAGGCCACCTGCATCTCGGTCAACGACGTGATCTGCCACGGCATTCCGGGCGAGAAGGTGCTCAAGAACGGCGACGCGCTGAACATCGACATCACCGTGATCAAGAACGGCTATTTCGGCGACACGAGCCGGATGTTCATCGTCGGCGAGGGCTCGATCCTCGCGAAGCGCCTCGTGCAGACTACCTACGAGTGCATGTGGCTCGGCATCGACCAGGTCAAGCCCGGCGCGCATCTCGGCGACATCGGCCATGCGATTCAGAAGCACGCGGAAGCGCAGGGCTACAGCGTCGTGCGCGAATACTGCGGGCACGGCATCGGCACGGTGTTCCACGAGGAGCCGCAAGTCGTCCATTACGGCCGGCCGGGCACCGGCATCGAGCTGAAGCCGGGGATGATCTTCACGATCGAGCCGATGATCAACGCCGGCAAGCGCGACATTCGCACGATGCCCGACCAGTGGACGGTCAAGACGCGCGATCGCAGCCTCTCCGCACAGTGGGAGCACACGGTGCTCGTCACCGAAACCGGCTACGAAGTGCTGACCGTGTCGGCCGGCACGCCCGCGCGCCCCGTGTTCGCGCAGCCGGCCGCCGCGGTCTGA
- a CDS encoding [protein-PII] uridylyltransferase: MSAHAAPAPAALSQRAAFKAAKAELLERFRGATNVASLMHALSKLTDDALKRVWDDCGLPATLALVAVGGYGRGELAPHSDVDILVLLPDTHDEALDARIERFIGMAWDLGLEIGSSVRTVAQCIEEASQDVTVQTSLLEARRIVGSTALFERFTVRYHEALDARAFFTAKVLEMRQRHAKFQDTPYSLEPNVKESPGGLRDLQTILWIARAAGFGSSWRELDTRGLITDREARELRRNEAFLKTLRARLHVIAGRRQDMLVFDLQTQAAESFGYRPTPAKRASEQLMRRYYWAAKAVTQLATILIQNIEAQLFPATSGITRVLSPDRFVEKQGMLEIVDDGVFERHPDAILEAFLLYETTRGVKGLSARTLRALYNSREIMNNAWRRDPQNRRTFLQILQQPEGITHAFRLMNQTSVLGRYLLNFRRIVGQMQHDLYHVYTVDQHILMVLRNIRRFAVAEHAHEYPFCSQLIGNFERPWVLYVAALFHDIAKGRGGDHSTLGMADARRFCREHGIAGDDAALIVWLVQHHLTMSQVAQKQDTSDPDVIRRFAELVGNERRLTALYLLTVADIRGTSPKVWNAWKGKLLEDLYRITLAVLGGAKPDAHSELKSRQEEALALLRLETVPDDAHRALWDQLDVGFFLRHDAADIAWQTRVLYRHVNAETAIVRARPSPVGDALQVLVYVKDRPDLFAGICAYFDRNGLSVLDARVSTTRHGYALDNFIVTRPEGDVRYRDIANLVEQQLASRLTEAMPLPEPSKGRLSRLSRTFPITPRVDLRADERGQYYILSVSANDRPGLLYSIARVLAEHRVGVHAARINTLGERVEDVFLLDGAGLSDNRLQIQVETELLRAIAV, translated from the coding sequence ATGAGCGCTCACGCCGCCCCCGCCCCCGCAGCGCTGTCGCAGCGCGCCGCATTCAAGGCCGCCAAGGCCGAGCTCCTCGAGCGCTTTCGCGGCGCGACCAACGTCGCGTCGCTGATGCACGCGCTGTCGAAGCTCACCGACGACGCGCTCAAGCGCGTCTGGGACGACTGCGGACTGCCCGCGACGCTCGCGCTCGTGGCCGTCGGCGGCTACGGCCGCGGCGAGCTCGCGCCGCATTCTGACGTCGACATCCTCGTGCTGCTGCCCGATACGCACGACGAAGCGCTCGACGCGCGCATCGAGCGCTTCATCGGCATGGCATGGGATCTCGGGCTCGAGATCGGCAGCAGCGTGCGTACGGTCGCGCAGTGCATCGAGGAAGCGTCGCAGGACGTGACCGTGCAGACGTCGCTGCTCGAGGCGCGCCGCATCGTGGGCAGCACCGCGCTGTTCGAGCGCTTCACGGTCCGCTATCACGAGGCGCTCGACGCACGCGCGTTCTTCACCGCGAAGGTGCTCGAAATGCGGCAGCGCCACGCGAAATTCCAGGACACGCCGTACAGCCTCGAGCCGAACGTGAAGGAAAGCCCCGGCGGGCTGCGCGACCTGCAGACGATCCTGTGGATCGCGCGCGCGGCCGGCTTCGGCAGCAGCTGGCGCGAACTCGACACGCGCGGGCTCATCACCGATCGCGAGGCGCGCGAGCTGCGGCGCAACGAAGCGTTCCTGAAGACGCTGCGCGCGCGGCTGCACGTGATCGCGGGCCGCCGTCAGGACATGCTCGTGTTCGACCTGCAGACGCAGGCGGCCGAAAGCTTCGGCTATCGGCCGACGCCCGCCAAGCGCGCGAGCGAGCAGTTGATGCGCCGCTACTACTGGGCCGCGAAAGCGGTCACGCAGCTTGCGACGATCCTGATCCAGAACATCGAGGCGCAGTTGTTCCCCGCGACGAGCGGCATCACGCGCGTGCTCTCGCCCGATCGTTTCGTCGAGAAACAGGGGATGCTCGAAATCGTCGATGACGGCGTGTTCGAGCGCCATCCCGACGCGATCCTCGAAGCGTTCCTGCTGTACGAGACGACGCGCGGCGTGAAGGGGCTGTCCGCACGCACGCTGCGCGCGCTGTACAACTCGCGCGAGATCATGAACAACGCGTGGCGGCGCGACCCGCAGAACCGCCGCACGTTCCTGCAGATCCTGCAGCAGCCCGAAGGCATCACGCACGCGTTCCGGCTGATGAACCAGACGAGCGTGCTCGGCCGCTATCTGCTGAATTTCCGCCGCATCGTCGGCCAGATGCAGCACGACCTCTACCACGTCTACACGGTCGATCAGCACATCCTGATGGTGCTGCGCAACATCCGCCGCTTCGCGGTGGCCGAGCATGCGCACGAATATCCGTTCTGCAGCCAGCTGATCGGCAATTTCGAACGTCCGTGGGTGCTGTACGTCGCCGCGCTGTTTCACGACATCGCGAAAGGCCGCGGAGGCGACCATTCGACGCTCGGGATGGCCGATGCGCGGCGCTTTTGCCGCGAGCACGGCATTGCCGGCGACGATGCGGCGCTGATCGTCTGGCTCGTCCAGCACCATCTGACGATGAGCCAGGTCGCGCAGAAGCAGGACACGAGCGATCCCGACGTGATCCGGCGCTTCGCCGAGCTGGTCGGCAACGAGCGCCGGCTCACGGCGCTGTATCTGCTGACCGTCGCCGACATCCGCGGCACGAGCCCGAAAGTGTGGAATGCGTGGAAGGGCAAGCTGCTCGAGGATCTGTACCGGATCACGCTCGCCGTGCTCGGCGGCGCGAAGCCCGACGCGCATTCGGAACTGAAGTCGCGCCAGGAAGAGGCGCTTGCGCTGCTGCGCCTCGAGACCGTGCCCGATGACGCGCACCGCGCGCTGTGGGATCAGCTCGACGTCGGCTTCTTCCTGCGCCACGACGCCGCCGACATCGCGTGGCAGACGCGAGTGCTGTACCGCCACGTGAACGCCGAGACGGCGATCGTCCGCGCGCGGCCGTCGCCGGTCGGCGATGCGCTGCAGGTGCTCGTCTACGTGAAGGACCGCCCCGACCTGTTCGCCGGCATCTGCGCGTATTTCGACCGCAACGGGCTGTCGGTGCTCGACGCGCGCGTCAGCACGACGCGGCACGGCTACGCGCTCGACAACTTCATCGTCACGCGGCCCGAAGGCGACGTCCGCTATCGCGACATCGCGAATCTCGTCGAGCAGCAGCTCGCGTCGCGGCTGACCGAGGCCATGCCGCTGCCGGAACCGTCGAAGGGCCGGCTGTCGCGGCTCTCGCGCACGTTCCCGATCACGCCGCGCGTCGACCTGCGGGCCGACGAGCGCGGCCAGTACTACATCCTGTCCGTGTCCGCCAACGACCGGCCGGGCCTTCTCTATTCGATCGCGCGCGTGCTGGCCGAGCACCGGGTCGGCGTCCATGCGGCGCGGATCAATACGCTCGGCGAACGCGTCGAGGACGTCTTCCTGCTCGACGGTGCCGGCCTGTCCGACAACCGGCTGCAGATCCAGGTGGAAACCGAATTGCTGCGCGCGATCGCAGTCTGA
- a CDS encoding pseudouridine synthase — protein MRTKLTVKNPRPASPSRAPVRSGSLVARKPVRAAAPAAAAKPARPKPAAGTPAAGPRPAKPRAAAGANAPRPDRDAAGEGAKRSGFGERRTSSDRPARRNDDDARPRRAGAAEGGKRAPYRDGAAGGEGPKRGSFGERRTSSDRPARRNDDDARPRRAGATEGGKRAPYRDGAAGGEGPKRGSFGERRTSSERPARRNDDDARPRRAGATEGGKRAPYRDGAAGEGAKRGSFGERRASSERPARRNDDDARPRRASAAEGGKRAPYRDTTASGEGAKRGSFGERRTSSDRPARRNDDDARPRRTSAAEGGKRAPYRDAAAGEGAKRGSTAERRPSGNARLKTAEPVKRRAADVDRGDEAGLMRLSKRMSELGLCSRREADEWIEKGWVIVDGERIDTLGTKVRADQRIEIDERAQAAQAAQVTILLHKPVGYVSGQAEDGYEPASVLITRENHWSGDRSPLRFSPQHLRALAPAGRLDIDSTGLLVLTQNGRIAKQLIGEQSDVDKEYLVRVRFGDRLTDIDQHFPAERLAQLRHGLELDGVALKPAMVSWQNGEQLRFVLREGRKRQIRRMCELVGLEVIGLKRVRMGRVTLGALPQGQWRYLSADEQF, from the coding sequence ATGCGCACCAAATTGACCGTCAAGAATCCGCGGCCGGCATCGCCGAGCCGCGCACCTGTCCGTTCGGGCAGCCTCGTCGCCCGCAAGCCGGTACGCGCCGCAGCGCCCGCCGCGGCAGCCAAGCCGGCGCGACCGAAACCGGCCGCCGGCACGCCGGCCGCGGGCCCGCGGCCGGCCAAGCCGCGCGCAGCGGCGGGCGCGAATGCGCCGCGGCCCGATCGCGACGCGGCTGGCGAAGGCGCGAAGCGCAGCGGCTTCGGCGAGCGTCGCACGTCGTCCGACCGTCCGGCGCGTCGTAATGACGACGATGCACGTCCGCGTCGCGCGGGCGCTGCTGAAGGCGGCAAGCGTGCACCGTATCGCGACGGCGCGGCCGGTGGCGAAGGCCCGAAGCGTGGCAGTTTCGGCGAGCGTCGCACGTCGTCCGACCGCCCCGCACGCCGCAACGACGACGATGCACGTCCGCGTCGCGCGGGCGCTACTGAAGGCGGCAAGCGTGCACCGTATCGCGACGGCGCGGCCGGTGGCGAAGGCCCGAAGCGTGGCAGTTTCGGCGAGCGTCGCACGTCGTCCGAGCGTCCGGCACGCCGCAACGACGACGATGCACGTCCGCGTCGCGCGGGCGCTACTGAAGGCGGCAAGCGTGCACCGTATCGCGACGGCGCGGCCGGCGAAGGCGCGAAGCGTGGCAGTTTCGGCGAGCGTCGTGCGTCGTCCGAGCGTCCGGCGCGTCGTAATGACGACGATGCACGTCCGCGTCGCGCGAGCGCCGCTGAGGGCGGCAAGCGCGCACCGTATCGCGACACCACCGCCAGTGGCGAAGGCGCGAAGCGCGGCAGTTTCGGCGAGCGACGCACGTCTTCCGACCGCCCGGCGCGCCGCAACGACGACGATGCACGTCCGCGTCGCACAAGCGCCGCGGAAGGCGGCAAGCGCGCACCGTATCGCGACGCCGCTGCCGGCGAAGGCGCGAAACGCGGCAGCACCGCCGAGCGCCGCCCGTCCGGCAACGCGCGATTGAAAACCGCCGAACCGGTGAAGCGCCGCGCCGCGGACGTCGATCGCGGCGACGAAGCCGGTCTGATGCGCCTGTCGAAGCGGATGTCGGAGCTCGGCCTCTGCTCGCGCCGCGAAGCCGACGAATGGATCGAGAAAGGCTGGGTGATCGTCGACGGCGAGCGCATCGACACGCTCGGCACGAAGGTCCGCGCCGATCAGCGCATCGAGATCGACGAGCGCGCGCAGGCCGCGCAGGCCGCGCAAGTGACGATCCTGCTGCACAAGCCGGTCGGTTACGTGTCCGGCCAGGCAGAAGACGGCTACGAGCCCGCGAGCGTCCTGATCACGCGCGAAAACCACTGGAGCGGCGACCGTTCGCCGCTGCGCTTCTCGCCACAGCATCTGCGCGCGCTTGCGCCGGCCGGCCGGCTCGACATCGACTCGACGGGCCTGCTCGTGCTGACGCAGAACGGCCGGATCGCCAAACAGTTGATCGGCGAACAGTCGGACGTCGACAAGGAATACCTGGTGCGCGTGCGCTTCGGCGACCGGCTGACCGACATCGACCAGCACTTCCCGGCCGAACGGCTCGCGCAGCTGCGGCACGGCCTCGAGCTCGACGGCGTCGCACTGAAGCCCGCGATGGTGAGCTGGCAAAACGGCGAGCAGTTGCGCTTCGTGCTGCGCGAAGGGCGCAAGCGTCAGATCCGCCGGATGTGCGAACTCGTCGGTCTCGAGGTGATCGGGCTCAAGCGCGTGCGGATGGGCCGCGTGACGCTCGGCGCACTGCCGCAGGGCCAATGGCGCTACCTCTCCGCCGACGAGCAGTTCTGA
- the def gene encoding peptide deformylase, which produces MIREILKMGDPRLLEVARPVDRFDTPELHEIVADMFETMHHANGAGLAAPQIGIGLQIIIFGFGSNNRYPDAPPVPETVLINPKLEYMPPDMEEGWEGCLSVPGMRGVVSRYAKVRYSGFDQFGAKIDRVAEGFHARVVQHEYDHLIGKLYPMRITDFTRFGFTEVLFPGLDPAADD; this is translated from the coding sequence ATGATTCGCGAAATCCTGAAGATGGGCGATCCGCGCCTGCTCGAAGTCGCGCGGCCGGTCGACCGGTTCGATACGCCGGAATTGCACGAGATCGTCGCGGACATGTTCGAGACGATGCATCACGCGAACGGCGCCGGGCTCGCGGCGCCGCAGATCGGCATCGGGTTGCAGATCATCATCTTCGGCTTCGGCAGCAACAACCGCTATCCGGACGCGCCGCCCGTCCCCGAGACGGTGCTGATCAATCCGAAGCTCGAATACATGCCGCCGGACATGGAAGAGGGCTGGGAAGGCTGTCTGTCGGTGCCCGGGATGCGCGGTGTCGTGAGCCGCTATGCGAAGGTGCGCTACAGCGGCTTCGACCAGTTCGGCGCGAAGATCGATCGCGTCGCCGAAGGCTTCCATGCGCGCGTGGTCCAGCACGAATACGACCACCTGATCGGCAAGCTGTATCCGATGCGGATCACCGACTTTACGCGTTTCGGCTTCACCGAAGTGCTGTTCCCGGGGCTCGATCCGGCCGCGGACGACTGA
- the ligA gene encoding NAD-dependent DNA ligase LigA: MARTQAEPPASQPDARAAWLRDQLERANHAYYVLDQPDLPDAEYDRLFRELQQLESDHPDLVTPDSPTQRVGGAVASGFTPVVHDAPMLSLNNGFADDDIVAFDKRVADALGKTTDLAGSVTDPVEYACELKFDGLAISLRYEHGVFVQASTRGDGTTGEDVTENVRTIRSIPLKLKGDRVPAVLDVRGEVLMFKRDFARLNERQRAAEQREFANPRNAAAGSLRQLDPKITAQRPLSFFAYGIGVLDGMPMPDTHSALLDWYEALGLPVNRERAVVYGAQGLLDFFRKVGEKRESLPYDIDGVVYKVNRRDEQDRLGFVSRAPRFALAHKFPAQEALTKLVAIGVQVGRTGAITPVARLEPVFVGGATVTNATLHNEDEVRRKDIRIGDTVIVRRAGDVIPEVVGAVLDRRPADAAEFVMPTECPVCGSKIERLPDEAIARCTGGLFCPAQRKQALWHFAQRRALDIDGLGEKIIDQLVELNLVRTPADLFNLGFATLAELDRFAEKSAQNLLDSLEKAKHTTLARFIYALGIRHVGESTAKDLAKHFGSLDPIMNATIDELLEVNDVGPIVAESIHQFFAEEHNRTVIEQLRAPGKVTWPEGPPAPKAPQGVLAGKTVVLTGTLPNLTRDDAKEMLEAAGAKVAGSVSKKTDYVIAGVEAGSKLAKAEALGIPVLDEDGLHQLLEGNTR, translated from the coding sequence ATGGCCCGAACCCAAGCCGAACCGCCAGCCAGTCAACCCGATGCGCGCGCCGCCTGGCTGCGCGACCAGCTCGAACGCGCGAACCACGCGTACTACGTGCTCGACCAGCCCGATCTGCCCGATGCGGAATACGATCGGCTGTTCCGCGAGCTGCAGCAGCTCGAATCCGATCATCCCGACCTCGTGACGCCCGATTCGCCGACGCAGCGCGTCGGCGGCGCCGTCGCGAGCGGCTTCACGCCGGTCGTTCACGATGCGCCGATGCTGTCGCTGAACAACGGATTTGCCGACGACGACATCGTCGCGTTCGACAAGCGCGTCGCCGACGCGCTCGGCAAGACGACCGATCTCGCCGGCTCGGTGACGGATCCCGTCGAATACGCGTGCGAACTGAAGTTCGACGGGCTCGCGATTTCGCTGCGCTACGAGCACGGCGTGTTCGTGCAGGCGTCGACGCGCGGCGACGGCACGACCGGCGAGGACGTGACCGAAAACGTCCGCACGATCCGCTCGATTCCGCTGAAGCTGAAGGGCGACCGCGTGCCGGCCGTGCTCGACGTGCGCGGCGAGGTGCTGATGTTCAAGCGCGATTTTGCGCGCCTGAACGAACGCCAGCGCGCGGCCGAGCAGCGCGAGTTCGCGAACCCGCGCAACGCGGCGGCCGGCAGCCTGCGCCAGCTCGATCCGAAGATCACCGCGCAGCGTCCGCTCTCGTTCTTCGCGTACGGCATCGGCGTGCTCGACGGGATGCCGATGCCCGATACGCACAGTGCGCTGCTCGACTGGTACGAGGCGCTCGGGCTGCCGGTGAACCGCGAGCGCGCGGTCGTGTACGGTGCGCAGGGGCTGCTCGACTTCTTCCGCAAGGTCGGCGAGAAGCGCGAGTCGCTGCCGTACGACATCGACGGCGTCGTGTACAAGGTGAACCGTCGCGACGAGCAGGATCGCCTCGGTTTCGTGTCGCGCGCGCCGCGCTTCGCGCTCGCGCACAAATTCCCCGCGCAGGAGGCGCTGACGAAGCTGGTTGCAATCGGCGTGCAGGTGGGCCGCACCGGGGCCATTACGCCGGTCGCGCGGCTCGAGCCCGTGTTCGTCGGCGGTGCGACCGTCACGAACGCGACGCTGCACAACGAGGACGAGGTGCGCCGCAAAGACATCCGGATCGGCGATACGGTGATCGTGCGGCGCGCCGGCGACGTGATTCCCGAGGTGGTGGGCGCCGTGCTCGACCGGCGTCCGGCCGATGCGGCCGAATTCGTGATGCCGACCGAGTGCCCGGTATGCGGCTCGAAGATCGAGCGGCTGCCCGACGAGGCGATCGCGCGCTGCACGGGCGGGCTGTTCTGCCCCGCGCAGCGCAAGCAGGCGCTGTGGCACTTCGCGCAGCGGCGCGCGCTCGACATCGACGGCCTCGGCGAGAAGATCATCGACCAGCTCGTCGAGCTGAACCTCGTACGCACGCCGGCCGATCTGTTCAACCTCGGCTTCGCGACGCTCGCGGAGCTCGACCGCTTCGCGGAGAAATCGGCGCAGAATCTGCTCGACTCGCTCGAGAAGGCGAAGCACACGACGCTCGCGCGCTTCATTTACGCGCTCGGCATTCGCCATGTCGGCGAATCGACCGCGAAGGATCTCGCCAAGCATTTCGGCTCGCTCGACCCGATCATGAACGCGACGATCGACGAGCTGCTCGAAGTGAACGACGTCGGGCCGATCGTCGCCGAATCGATCCACCAGTTCTTCGCGGAAGAGCACAACCGGACCGTGATCGAGCAACTGCGCGCGCCCGGCAAGGTCACCTGGCCGGAAGGGCCGCCCGCGCCGAAGGCGCCGCAGGGCGTGCTCGCCGGCAAAACGGTCGTGCTGACCGGCACGCTGCCGAACCTCACGCGCGACGACGCGAAGGAGATGCTCGAGGCGGCGGGCGCGAAGGTGGCCGGCTCGGTGTCGAAGAAGACCGATTACGTGATCGCGGGTGTCGAAGCCGGCAGCAAGCTCGCGAAGGCCGAAGCGCTCGGCATCCCGGTGCTCGACGAAGACGGGCTGCATCAACTCCTGGAGGGCAACACGCGATGA